Proteins encoded by one window of Capra hircus breed San Clemente chromosome 8, ASM170441v1, whole genome shotgun sequence:
- the PPP2R2A gene encoding serine/threonine-protein phosphatase 2A 55 kDa regulatory subunit B alpha isoform isoform X4 has translation MDLMVEASPRRIFANAHTYHINSISINSDYETYLSADDLRINLWHLEITDRSFNIVDIKPANMEELTEVITAAEFHPNSCNTFVYSSSKGTIRLCDMRASALCDRHSKLFEEPEDPSNRSFFSEIISSISDVKFSHSGRYMMTRDYLSVKIWDLNMENRPVETYQVHEYLRSKLCSLYENDCIFDKFECCWNGSDSVVMTGSYNNFFRMFDRNTKRDITLEASRENNKPRTVLKPRKVCASGKRKKDEISVDSLDFNKKILHTAWHPKENIIAVATTNNLYIFQDKVN, from the exons ATGGATCTAATGGTTGAGGCCAGTCCACGAAGAATATTTGCCAATGCTCATACATATCACATCAACTCAATTTCTATTAATAGTGATTATGAAACATATTTATCTGCAGATGATTTGCGGATTAATCTTTGGCATCTGGAAATAACAGACAGGAGTTTTA ATATTGTGGATATCAAGCCTGCCAATATGGAAGAGCTGACAGAGGTGATTACAGCTGCAGAATTCCATCCCAACAGCTGTAACACATTTGTATACAGCAGCAGTAAAGGAACGATTCGGTTATGTGACATGAGGGCATCCGCCCTCTGTGATAGGCATTCTAAAC TGTTTGAAGAACCTGAAGATCCCAGTAACaggtcttttttttctgaaatcatCTCTTCAATTTCTGATGTAAAATTCAGCCATAGTGGTCGATATATGATGACTAGAGACTATTTGTCAGTCAAAATTTGGGACTTAAATATGGAAAACAGGCCTGTGGAAACATACCAg GTGCATGAATACCTCAGAAGTAAACTTTGTTCACTGTATGAAAATGACTGCATATTTGACAAATTTGAATGTTGTTGGAATGGATCTGACAG TGTTGTCATGACTGGATCTTACAATAATTTCTTCAGAATGTTTGACCGGAACACAAAGCGAGACATAACCCTGGAAGCATCACGAGAAAACAATAAACCTCGCACGGTTCTGAAGCCACGCAAAGTGTGTGCAAGTGGCAAGCGAAAGAAAGATGAAATCAGTGTTGACAGCCTAGACTTCAACAAGAAAATACTTCACACAGCCTGGCACCCCAAGGAAAATATCATTGCTGTAGCTACTACAAACAATCTGTATATATTTCAAGACAAAGTGAATTAG